cGTGTAGTCGATGTAAGCATCCCTAGTGATTCAGTTTTTTGCATTTCCATCTGTTTtctgaatttgaagaaaaaagaacgGCACTGTTTCATATGTTACAGTCTTATACTGATCGTAGGTCTTCAAGCATTACTTCGAGGAGTTAGAGGAAGAATCTTTGAGAGATAACTTTGTGGTAGTGGTAAGATAATGCTTCTCACATCTCTTCTTATAACTGTTTTCCCTCTTGCATGAGGTGGATATGTGTGGGCGAAAGTTATTTCTAAAAACATTTACTTATGTTACTGGCAGTATGAGTTACTTGACGAGATGATGGACTTTGGTTACCCTCAGTTTACTGAGGCAAGAATCCTTAGTGAATTCATCAAGACTGATGCATATAGAATGGAAGTTACACAGAGACCTCCAATGGCTGTCACTAATTCTGTCTCATGGAGGAGTGAGGGGTtaaagtttaagaaaaacGAAGTAGGTGCTCAACATTTTACTTTTCaattgttttaggttttcTAATGTTTGCAGactgatgttttgttttccaggTTTTCTTGGATGTGATAGAGAGTGTAAATATCCTTGTGAACAGTAATGGGCAAATTGTCAGGTCTGATGTCGTTGGAGCTTTGAAGATGCGAACATACTTGAGGTGCGTTCTCTAGTGTCCCTAGTTAACCAAcgcatttaaaatcaaaagtcCCTCCTCTTTGACTCTCTGCTTCTTTATCCATGTTATTACAGTGGAATGCCAGAGTGTAAGCTAGGCTTGAATGACAGAATATTGTTGGAGGCACAGGGACGAGCAATAAAAGGAAAAGCCATTGATTTGGAGGACATCAAATTTCATCAGTACGTTAATCTCTTGCAACTTTAAACATTCTTTGACAGTCACTCTATCGAGGCCAATTTTTTTACTAACTCGAAAAATTATTGAATACTTGAGTTTTTACAcgtctctttcttcaaaatgtAGGTGTGTTCGATTAGCCCGTTTTGAGAACGACAGGACAATATCATTCATACCACCTGATGGATCTTTTGATCTTATGACGTATAGACTCAGTACTCAGGTTTTAGAATGTGTAATATTGCAGAAATGGTTTTGTCCCCTTCTTAAACGAATTATATCATGATATATCTTATTTTCGCATAATACTTGTTCAGGTAAAGCCTCTTATATGGGTGGAAGCGCATATAGAGAGGCATTCCAGAAGTCGTGTTGAGATGCTAGTAAAAGCTAGAAGCCAATTCAAGGACAGAAGGTAAGTAACAAATGTTACTTAACACGTTTAACCATTACCTGAAATACTGAAATACTGGAATCCTTTAACGCGTTTTGATAAGAGTTCCTTTTTTCTGCAGCTATGCAACAAGTGTTGAGATTGAGTTACCTGTACCAACTGATGCGTATAACCCCGATGTAAGAACATCTCTCGGGTCGGCCGCATATGCTCCTGAGAAAGATGCACTGGTCTGGAAGATACAATATTTCTATGGGAACAAGGTAAGTTCTTATAGTTTAATGTAACACTTGACCATGTAAAGTCGAATGCTTACATTAAGTTTTGAAACAATGTAGGAGCATACATTGAAAGCAGATTTCCATCTTCCAAGTATAGCCGCAGAGGAAGCAACGCCTGAGCGAAAAGCTCCAATCCGTGTCAAATTTGAGATCCCAAAATTCATAGTTTCAGGAATACAGGTTGGTATTACTCACAATGATACGTTATTATCATATAGATCacattctttttatattactGCATTGAAATCTGAAGGCAAACAAACCTGATGTGTGTTAATTATGGGTATTGCAGGTTCGATACCTGAAGATCATTGAGAAGAGTGGGTACCAGGCACATCCATGGGTGAGATATATAACCATGGCTGGTGAGTACGAACTGAGACTCATGTAAAATGAgatcgtttttttgtttttactattaTTTAAGCCATTGTCAACGACACAAAGCAGAGGAAGATCaatgagaaaaggaaaaagattgaaatatATTAGCTGATAGAATTTGCGGTGAAGGTTGTTTTAGAAGCCATTTTCTTGTGAATTGTTTCATGgcgttctcttttttttttttttttttctgtaaaacTATATACGacagttatatatatattgggtTACAATTGTTAAACATCGAGTTTTATTTGGGGTTCTTTCAGTTCGTTTACCGATGGAAAATGCATGCAGTCTGGGTGACTACACCAATAATGGTTTTCCTTAAACGTCCGCTAATTTTGTAAGAGTTCACTATATAAATAACTTTGATGAGGCAGTAGAGCAACATGACGaactaacaaatattataattttcaaaatggaagatatatattttacagtaCAACAAATCGAGaggagaacaagaagaacaatgaaTAATCTGTATTAGTAGTAAATAGcctaaacaaaaacttaagcCCTCAACGTAACAAccctaaaacattttttttttgcatgtgATCAATGTACAAAGTTGTTTATTctgggtgatgatgatgaacgaggagaagaaggagattgaTTGGGGAGAGTCTGAGGAATCTTTCTAAAAACATGTTTCCTGCAACGTTGGAAGATGCTGTCGTATATCAGATCAAACTGAACACCAGCTCTCTCTCTGTTCACTATGAACATTATGTGATCTGCTTCCACTATCTTATAATACCTGCAACAACAAGGTATTCAGATTTTCTCAATCCATCAACGTCATTAGGTCATATATGATTCACTTACCAGATCCCGGGTTGTAATGTTTGACATTCCGAATCGCTCCTTATGAACCGGCTCGGATGCTCAACAGGTAGCCTCGGATGTGTCATTGATATTGTGTTCAATGCCCCGTCGTTCTCTTGCCAGTCCTCATCCCTTCattcaaacatgttttcttagacCAATGCAGCAAGGGCTTCAAAAATCAATGTTAAATTTTTGAGTGTTTTTGAGTACCTGTAGCCTTTATAAGGAGGAGAGACATCTTGTGGGAATTTCCATTGGCTCATCTGAAAGACGCGGAGGAAGAGCATCGGGTGGATTCCAAGAACACCTGAAGGGATTGTCATACCCATGACTCTGCGGGTGCGTTTAGTCGCGTAGCTGAAGTAGTAAGTGTTTGGGAACGTCTGGAGATTGGAGTTAATACTTGTTGAGCCTTGGATTGTGAGATCAGGTAAGATCCAATCGCCAGAAGCAAAAGGACCTGCGTTTCCCATTAGGCAATCAACGAGACCTCTCACACCGGTCTTCTTCCAAGAAATGTTGAAGTGATCGAACCCGAAATTGTAATAAGTCTTTAGCCATGAAATGTCCAACCAATCGTACATTATCACGCCTATACGACACAGCTGCAACAAACATATCGGTTTCATGCTCACTCCATCATCTGTCCTGTAACAGCAACAATAAGAATCAACAATTAGGATAAAAGATCTTGGTTTTCTAATACAGGAACATACAATTGCTTCAAAGATCAAACCTTatttcaaaatgaagaaacaggAACATTCCAATCAATTGTAAAGATCCATGTAAATACCgaaaagaattgaaaatgTCAGAATGAAAACTAACCGCATGCCATCTAAGTAGGTCCTGGTAGTTCCATTGAATGCCCCGGATAACGATGTCACACTCAGAACCCAATTCTCATTCGTTTCTTCAAACCCTTCAAATGCCTAAACATCATGGTTTCGCATCATTCATCAAACATAGCTTTTAAACCAGAAGATATGCTTCCATTAAAAGAAGGATTCGACACAAACCTGATCTGCAAGCATTTGCTGCAATACACGCACAACTTGCGCACCCGCTGAATGCCCCACAAAATGAATAGGATGATCCTCATCCCATTCAGGGTATTGCCCTAAAACACATACCAAAATCAGACTTGCATTCAACATGAAACATTTGGGGTATATTAGTAGTCTCTTCCAATGAGCATTCATATCAAAATCTAACCTTGTTCGTATCTTCTTCCAAACCGAGAATGTCCACAAGCCTCGCTATGCTCTTCGCCAAAATCAACTACCCCTCCTTTCAAATAATAGAACAATTCCCTTGCCCTGGAAACCAATGTTATCATCACCACAATGCACACATGGTATATCAAGATCTagatcaaaacaacaaaatcctAGGAGGTGCAAAAAATGAATCCAATACCTGTCATAGATGCTTGTTAAGGAACCCAAATCAGGAACAAGAACcctctcatctttcttctcagcACCGCCAAAGTAAGATAAGCCTCCTAATCTCTGCTCAATCAAAGCAATAAGATCAAACCTCAAAACCacaatcaaataatcaaaagaaccAAATTTGAGGGGTTTGTTTTTGCATTACCCCTTTGCCAAATCCAAAGATGCCATGAACCAATACAATAGGAGGCAAACCCTCAAcattggtttgattttgaCCGGTTTCTCCGAAAGCGACATTGGACTTAAACAAGTAATCATTCAACGTCTGAGAGATATCTCCGGCAACGGCGGagctaaatatataaaacccaTAAAGCAAATGCACAATAGAGCTCACGAAGAGCTCCGCGAGTTGGAGAGAAGTCATCATCCACAActtaatcatcttcttcttctacttcttcccccaaaaatcaaaaatcggagatttaataaaaatgaaaagcaaaaaatcGAGGTAAAGGAATCTCCTTTAtcctaaaaaatcaaaaactccCCGGAAGAGGGgagagaaatagagaagagagCCTTCTTTCAAAAGAACATAAAGAAGATGCTCCTTTGACGAAAACCcagaaaggaagaaaattcGAAAACTTTGAATTTCCCCgagaaaataaaggaaaatgCGTcgtctctctctgtctcttttatcatccaacaaaaaactttgttatCCACTTGTATCTGCCCACCTCTCACcaaaactagaaaacaaaatgagttttcaaaaattgacAATCTTTGAAGCTGAATCATGCCATGTGTAACGGTGGTGACCTCTCCCTCAAAACTCCGAGTTTCcgcaataataataatattgtaatGTCTCCACTAAATTTTTGGGggaatattttgttaataaaataatgaatacCTTAGAgatgattattattaaaataattgagGGAAACTGTGTGATTGGTTGAGAGAAACGGTGAAGTGGGCTGGATCGGCGCTGGAAGGTTCGTTCATAGAATCCGACCAATTCCCTAACTGTCTTCTGTAACCTTATCCATTTTAATCATAGTTGTAATGTTTAATCACACTTATTTTCGTTTCCACTTGTTGCTAATTAGTACATTATCGGTAGGCAAATTATGTGGAATATGGATAAGTAAGTGGATTTCTGTTTATGAATGGTAAGACTTTGGGGTTGACACATGTTTGTTAgcataaacttttttaaattCATATGCTTAATCACATAACATAATCGTATATGTTTGATATAACCAAGTTAATCAAATGTACTTCAAAATCACAGGTTTTACTATAAGACCACGTATTAGTAAAACTTGTGATTTCGaagtatataatttagttatatttgGCATAATTTCGAGATAAAGGTAGATCAGTTACGTTCGTCCATGGTTGTCAAACACTCTTAATGACAACCATCTTGTGCTGCTAATAGTTAATACGGAATTTTGAGATGTTCAAAATGAActacaaataaattaagatttatgattcttttcATACATGAGGAATCGTCAATTGGCAAATTCTGGCAACAAAGTTATTcatattttaactttaaaagGTAATATTATCATAGTTGCGTGAAAGATATGCagaccaaaagagaaaagaaatgcAGCCTCATGTGGAGGTTAAAGATAATTTGGACTCTATTGGCGCTGGAGAAGGTTTTGTGTATTGTGGAATTAATTAGTGGGGGAACTCGTGCACATGGACTGCTTAATATTTCcgaggtttttttttataaatttataatatagtaGTTGCTAACTGGAACTTCCAAATTTAAATTACCAAATATGGCTAGTTGGTAAAGGTATCGGTAACAgatccaaaaaataataatttccaTTTTAGGCAAGAAACAATTGGCGTGCAAGAAAATTATGAGATTCAGAATACAGTAATGTGATGCAGGCAGCAGAGCCGTGGAGTATTGTTCTTGATATAATATTCGGAAaatcatttgtattttcatcttcttctttttttcggaCAACCCAAGTTTTAATCTATCGTATAGATAAATCTTGAGATATTGCAACACCTGTCAAGTGCATGAAAGATCTAATGCCAGCTTATGGACTTTTATCTCCGATTCCAAGACcgaaataataaaactaatgGGTCTAAATAAATAacgtttttaatattttagcTACTGGCCACAATCATTTAAGggtatttaataaatattaaccTTAAAGTATGGTCAAAAGAAAGTTTCACAATTTGGAAAATCCAGAGACGTTGACTACTCTAATTGGCAAGGAACAAGAGTATTTACTTTGAAAAGTTATTACTGTTGACTCTTTCATAATCTACCAGATTGATTACCACCATTCCTAccattttttactatttggTAGTTGCATCTtccaaatttgtaaaattttacCAATATAAAagtcatatttttgtttccttaattaattatatatggtATATAGAGGATATATATACACCATTTTGGTAAAGTAATATCTGCTgactaatttaaataataatgataactaatatatactactatatataccttttatttcaatattacagtctatatatagatttcaCTATGACATTAAAAGTCACATACTGTTGGttgaaataaacaataaaattgcctacgacaaacaaaagatgaaatcaCAAACAGTTCTCATCTCCatattcatcttctctttctttgctCTACATCAGTGTATgtaaagagtttttttcacatatttatatatataaaaactgcTCTCCCTTTGTTTTCGTTATTGTTGATGTTTGGTTAGTGATCGTGTAGTTTCAAAATGTGTAGGCATGCAGATGGATGTTGGAGAAATAGAGGGCTCGAACAAGATCTCTATTGGAAAGTGTGTCCCTGCCCAATGTTCAGTTAGTTTTTTCAAACGGGATTGTTGGTGTTGTTTTAGAGATCAAAGTATGTGTTcgaaaacccaaaaagaatGTGAATCCAATCCCCGTTGTCCTcctttaaagttttaaactttttgaaaattaatgtACTGCTATGAAATTTACAACTTTATAATGTTTTACTCAATGTAAGAACGCTCTATATAACCTGACTACACTACCTGGCAATGTACGACCttgattaaaattatttttaagaaaccaaagaagcTAAAATGAATAGGTGCATATTGGTAtagttaatataaaatttatcagTGTAAAAAATCAGCATATAAAATTAGTTAATTCTTATTATCatcttttaagatcaattctaattatcattttcatcCCAGAAAAGAttgcatatttgtttttttcatttatttattgatttttataaaGGAATGAATATTTTTCCCTCATATGGAAATGAATTTGTTTCGTAATCTTGAAAAATACTTTTCTCAGTATGTAAATctacaataataaaaatatgtataaaattataCCTAAACATTTATAGgttaaataaaatcatttttggtCGATAATTTACtccatatatacaaataagttgatatatattttcatgtttgGTAATAGATTTTAATGTATAGAAAATTAGAcaataaaacaagagaaaaaatcataaaattgtTTAGGCTAATATTCTTTTCGAAATATCGACTTGTCTATTTTAGCTTCTCTATTTCTTGTTTATATCAAGATTGATTAATCTTTGTAATTAACAACAACTCAAATAGATAACTAGAAAGGCATCATACAATATCCTTCGAGATATCCAAACCATTGGGTGTTGCAAGAGTCTTGGTCGTCCCAGCATTGATTTATGTTTATTCCGCAGCAATAACAGTttcttttaaaactaaaattaggGTCACAATTGATATGAAAAAATGTCGGTACATGTTGAAAACCTTTTTAGACCGGTGCGCGCGCGATGAAGCATTCTTATAATTAATGCTTAATTGTACTacttatctttttaattattactagATGCTTCAGTTCAAATAAGAACGTTATTCATTATAATTAGCTTAATTCTCTATATAATCTGAATTTGATTGCATGCATTTACTAAAGAATTGATACAAACTACTACGTTAACcagataaaaagaaatgacataaagttaagaaaattaatgaaacAATAAGCTACAAATTCTCAACTTTAAGTCGATTTTGGACGAACCAATCCCAAAATTGTGGAAACatgtgttttgtgtgtttacaagttacaacaacTCAGATAAAGagataattcaaaaaaacacCATACAATATCCATTGAGACATCCAGACCATGAAATCATCACATACATCTCTCATATGCATACTCATGCTCTCTCTCGTCGCTCTACATCAATGTATGTATATCATATACATATCAAAACTATCTCTTTAAATTGTTTTGATGTGTGTTTCAAAATCAATGTGTAGGTGTGAGGATGAAGGTAAAAGAGATAGGAAGGTCGAACAAAATCTATATACCTCCATGTTTCCGTGACAGCTGCGaccatgttttaaaaaaagactGTTATTGCTGCGGGTCAAAGCCAGATCTTTGCTGGGAAGACCAACACTATTGCAACACCCATTGTCCTCCTCTAAAACCATTAATAAACTGATACGTACAACAACTTACTTGTTCAAATTTCAGACTTTTCTATTCAAGCATTCTTACAATGCCTAATTGTACCACTTTACCTAATTTTCACATATACGAATTAGTTAAGCCTGGATAACTATAACTACTAAAGAATGTAAGAAATTAATAGTCGCTTATGGATGAATTCTTGTCGATAgtatttttacattttctccaATTTACTTTTCACATTTACACATAAATGAACAAAGattgttgtaaaaaaaaactaataaatgatGAAAGTAGCCCTTATAAACCTGCAGATATAACCTAAAGAATTTTTTCACGAGAAAATAtgaatccctaaaccctaattaattttttctttaagggCATTTAGGATTTTTCCCTGGTCCTCCGTAATAAAAATAACTCCCCCAAGCCCTATTAGACCCACCTTGAATATCGTAACAATTCGGATGATCCGCAAGTACTCGAAGATTAGGAGAAGGGACCAAATTGTTATCCCAATCAACTACTTGGATGTTTCTGAAATAAGAAGATTTTGTAAACCCTTCCTCTGCAAAATGCCCACTTCCCATCTGTGTTGAAGTATGGGCTCCAAAAGGACTCGAATTTACGATTTCGCCACCGTATTGGACCATGCTTGCGTGCTCCTTCAGGTGTGTGAACAAGAACGATGGCCAATACCCGACTAGAATACCCGACCCGAATTCCAGCCACCAATTCCCATGCTTCGGATCctgaaatttaatttaatttagtttattttatattaaacaGACATAGTAACTcttaacattttatttctctgaaaaaacaaatttactttATATCAAACCATACTTTAGTTACAGTGTATGACCGGCAATCGTAGTTTATCTAATTTGCATCGAACAATTACATTAACTTATATGAATTTTAATGCACCTAACAATAAAGAATAGATGGTTTAATCTGTGTGTTGTTTGTCCTGTATAAAAATAGAACTAAGGATGCCTTTAATTATGACCCATGTGAGGCTAgctatagaaaataaatagtacTATTAATTTGATAACTTATGAGCCATGCTCCTAGCTTTGCTTTGAGAGTTGTATGTTGAACTATTTGGGGACAAGTGTATcaaagaatgaaaaagaacaacttagaacaaaagtaaagaagaGTTGTAATAAGTGGTATGATACTCAAGtatacttctctttttcttaaaaatgataaaaagagaaaagatagaGCATCTTCTAATTAAAGCATATGCAATTGATcggattgtttttttttttgtactgtATACCCAATTTTCAAAGGTAGAAATCAATGAATATTGTAGTTAAAGTGTGACTAGAGGagataatattttgattataaattaGATAGTTCAGTTATATTGTACCTTCCAAATAAGCAGAGTAATATCGAATTGTCCACCCTTGTATGAAGACGAGGGAGAGATGGCAGCTCCAATCGCAATCTCACTATTGGTTTGGACAAAACCGGAACACAAGAGATTGTAGCAACCTGTTGCTTGATATGCATCGTTCTGTTGCCAAAACATAagaactaattaattatagaaaacttaaaactatatagaatttacatacaaaaagcataattattatttataaaaatgaaaggCTTAGCATAGGAGGAACTACTTACAGTCCAGTAAGTAAAGAATCTTGGGTAATTATCTCCATAGAGCTCTGGACTCACCTAATGGCAAATAATTATCAACAGTTAGAAGCTAAGCATCTATAGTTTTAAGCTATTGATGTGATATAAtctttgaaataaatatatgaagaaaattgTTACCTGCCAACCAGCTTCAATGGTGTTGAGATCATTGCCAAAGGAACCAGAGATAATCCAAATCTGAGATAAACTAAATTCGTATTGGTTCTGAACTTGTGGAGCCCAAACATTGATGCTTGCTTTAGCACCATAGTATTTCTCTCCGCTCACGTATCCCACCGCGTGCTATACTCAGTATAATTAACACAACCGAACATTAATTTATTATCCCTTCAAAAGTAAGATAAGTGTATAATCAAAAGCATTATTTCATGTTTATGCAAGTTGTGTCAATAACAAATTAACTTGGCAGAGCTATATCTTCGTGAGAGTTTGTGTTTTCCAAATCTAGATAACTaaggattttattttattataaagttatataaaatatgtgatattatttgggaaaacaatataattgCTGACAGAATGTAGAAGAGGAATTAATCATTACTcaaataagttaaaaaaaaaaatactttctcctctttcttttgttttttaccgACAAGCTTgtctatctttctttgttatacAATTCTCAAAAGatgaaatttcaaaaccaatagaagaagTGAAAACACTTGCCAATTTCGTTGACCACTTTTATCTTCTCCTCTAAAGAGGcaaatatagtaaataaataaaaattccatatattttaaaaccttacATTTTCATACCAAAAATTCGAATTTCGAATTTATAAACACTCCGGAcaaaaaatctttctctttagAATTTTGCTTATAGTATAGGTGGACCAAAGAtctatctctttttcttttgggtctagattttaattttcttggtaaaaatatatttttaggttttcaaaTTGGACCCATATGACTAATGTTcacattaagaaaaaaaaagaggagaagatgaaaatctTACTTCATGCCCATTACTGCTAGT
This sequence is a window from Arabidopsis thaliana chromosome 1 sequence. Protein-coding genes within it:
- a CDS encoding carboxyl-terminal peptidase, putative (DUF239) (Protein of Unknown Function (DUF239); INVOLVED IN: N-terminal protein myristoylation; EXPRESSED IN: 13 plant structures; EXPRESSED DURING: 6 growth stages; CONTAINS InterPro DOMAIN/s: Protein of unknown function DUF239, plant (InterPro:IPR004314); BEST Arabidopsis thaliana protein match is: Protein of Unknown Function (DUF239) (TAIR:AT1G23340.2); Has 789 Blast hits to 744 proteins in 31 species: Archae - 0; Bacteria - 15; Metazoa - 0; Fungi - 10; Plants - 764; Viruses - 0; Other Eukaryotes - 0 (source: NCBI BLink).), encoding MGGVFVLRKPRNGNKCRRFDRCITMRQTETELFSEETRMRTRETRRRRRSFFLDMILLFRTCSSNILFLSLLLLSSSFSSVLSENLSPRNQTLRPLDELNKLKAINQHLRKINKPSIKTIHSPDGDIIDCVLLHHQPAFDHPSLRGQKPLDPPERPRGHNRRGLRPKSFQLWGMEGETCPEGTVPIRRTKEEDILRANSVSSFGKKLRHYRRDTSSNGHEHAVGYVSGEKYYGAKASINVWAPQVQNQYEFSLSQIWIISGSFGNDLNTIEAGWQVSPELYGDNYPRFFTYWTNDAYQATGCYNLLCSGFVQTNSEIAIGAAISPSSSYKGGQFDITLLIWKDPKHGNWWLEFGSGILVGYWPSFLFTHLKEHASMVQYGGEIVNSSPFGAHTSTQMGSGHFAEEGFTKSSYFRNIQVVDWDNNLVPSPNLRVLADHPNCYDIQGGSNRAWGSYFYYGGPGKNPKCP